A genome region from Microbacterium sp. CGR2 includes the following:
- a CDS encoding YafY family protein, with product MAARIPAEERLTNLVVALMATEIGLTKQQILDNVSGYRQRADAGARSDALEKMFERDKEELRSLGVPIETLGDVADPNDLREARYRIPQAEYDLPSDIEFTAAEMAVLRLAGSVWSAESASGDAQSGVRKIRALGIDGDEPIIGFAPRITARDAAFSPLQEAIEKSRVVVFDYLKPGESVPRRRSIRPLALVDYEARWHVFGVDVDVNEDRTFLLSRIVGDVKITTKTFDPSLRDAAGERALAGLEQVAAENSALLEITPGTEAALRLGRRATPAAQGITVPFVDLHIFADELASYGPEVRVVEPALLREAVIARLQTVVDAHQGGEEPR from the coding sequence ATGGCAGCCCGGATCCCCGCGGAGGAGCGTCTCACGAATCTCGTGGTGGCGCTGATGGCCACGGAGATCGGGCTCACCAAGCAGCAGATTCTCGACAACGTGTCGGGGTACCGCCAGCGTGCCGATGCCGGGGCCCGTTCGGACGCCCTCGAGAAGATGTTCGAGCGCGACAAGGAAGAACTGCGGTCCCTCGGCGTGCCGATCGAGACGCTCGGCGATGTCGCGGACCCGAATGACCTTCGCGAAGCGCGCTACCGCATTCCGCAGGCGGAGTACGACCTTCCGAGCGACATCGAGTTCACCGCCGCCGAGATGGCCGTGCTGCGGCTCGCCGGCAGCGTGTGGAGCGCGGAATCCGCGTCCGGCGACGCGCAGTCCGGCGTGCGCAAGATCCGCGCTCTCGGCATCGACGGAGATGAGCCGATCATCGGTTTCGCGCCGCGGATCACGGCTCGTGACGCAGCGTTCTCACCGCTGCAGGAGGCCATCGAGAAAAGCCGGGTGGTGGTGTTCGACTATCTGAAGCCCGGAGAGTCGGTGCCTCGTCGGCGCAGCATCCGTCCTCTCGCGCTCGTCGACTACGAAGCGCGCTGGCATGTGTTCGGTGTCGACGTCGATGTGAACGAGGATCGCACCTTCCTGCTCAGCCGGATCGTGGGCGACGTCAAGATCACGACGAAGACGTTCGACCCGTCCTTGCGTGACGCAGCGGGGGAGCGGGCGCTCGCGGGGCTCGAGCAGGTCGCGGCCGAGAATTCCGCGTTGCTGGAGATCACTCCCGGCACCGAGGCGGCGCTGCGGCTCGGTCGGCGCGCGACCCCTGCAGCCCAGGGGATCACGGTGCCGTTCGTCGATCTGCACATCTTCGCGGACGAGCTGGCTTCCTACGGTCCCGAGGTGCGAGTGGTCGAGCCCGCGCTTCTGCGGGAAGCCGTCATCGCACGGCTTCAGACCGTCGTCGACGCCCATCAGGGCGGGGAGGAGCCGCGATGA
- a CDS encoding YafY family protein: MSSQPKPLLAADRVRLYLTLVPYLLEHKQVSLAEAADEFGVTPQEMRGMVEKLTVIGLPGESGYWQQPQEMFDINWDLLDHEDIIEITHDVALRRVPRFTAREAAALLAGLQMVAAVPAVSDSGLVAGLISKLSRGAADAPADVVIAPSAVDAVREVVARGVQNGVAVSFTYQAPDAAPTTRTVDPMQILITNGQWYLQGWCHMRRAMRTFHLDRVSEPTLTDIPITHAGDQVPEAFAGLEDEREVTVRVSERFAPLLSGFLPAETLEAVDGTVTAHLHLADPRGIKRLAARFGGAMEVVEPGLARIATREWAASGLDLYRHPDTED; the protein is encoded by the coding sequence ATGAGTTCTCAGCCCAAGCCGTTGCTGGCCGCGGATCGCGTGCGCCTCTATCTGACTCTCGTCCCCTACCTGCTGGAGCACAAACAGGTCTCCCTCGCGGAGGCTGCGGACGAGTTCGGAGTCACGCCCCAGGAGATGCGGGGAATGGTCGAGAAGCTGACCGTGATCGGCCTCCCCGGTGAGTCGGGATACTGGCAGCAGCCGCAGGAGATGTTCGACATCAACTGGGACCTGCTCGACCACGAGGACATCATCGAGATCACCCACGATGTGGCGCTGCGGCGCGTTCCCCGATTCACCGCTCGTGAAGCGGCTGCATTGCTGGCGGGCCTCCAGATGGTCGCTGCGGTACCGGCGGTGTCCGACTCCGGTCTGGTCGCGGGTCTGATCTCCAAGCTCTCCCGAGGAGCAGCTGACGCGCCCGCCGATGTGGTGATCGCTCCCAGCGCGGTCGATGCGGTCCGCGAGGTGGTGGCACGTGGCGTGCAGAACGGCGTGGCGGTTTCGTTCACCTATCAGGCACCGGATGCCGCACCGACGACCCGAACCGTCGATCCGATGCAGATATTGATCACCAACGGTCAGTGGTATCTGCAGGGCTGGTGCCACATGCGCCGGGCCATGCGCACCTTCCACCTCGACCGCGTGAGCGAGCCGACGCTCACCGACATCCCGATCACGCACGCGGGGGACCAGGTGCCCGAGGCCTTCGCGGGTCTCGAAGATGAACGTGAGGTCACCGTCCGCGTGTCCGAACGATTCGCCCCACTGTTGAGCGGCTTTCTGCCCGCCGAGACGCTCGAGGCGGTGGACGGAACCGTGACCGCGCACCTGCACCTGGCTGACCCCCGGGGGATCAAGAGGCTCGCCGCGCGGTTCGGGGGAGCGATGGAGGTGGTCGAGCCCGGCCTGGCTCGCATCGCGACCCGTGAGTGGGCGGCCTCCGGACTCGACCTCTATCGCCACCCCGACACCGAGGATTGA
- the tatA gene encoding twin-arginine translocase TatA/TatE family subunit, giving the protein MFAGMQGWHLLIVLAVILLLFGAAKLPALAKSMGQSARVFKGEMKAMKEEDATRNDAVVAEPTTVKDSGADPETPPRA; this is encoded by the coding sequence ATGTTCGCAGGAATGCAAGGCTGGCACCTCCTCATCGTGCTCGCCGTGATCCTCCTTCTGTTCGGTGCTGCGAAGCTGCCGGCGCTCGCGAAGAGCATGGGTCAGTCCGCCCGCGTGTTCAAGGGCGAGATGAAGGCCATGAAGGAAGAAGATGCGACGCGCAACGACGCCGTCGTCGCCGAGCCCACCACGGTGAAGGACTCCGGCGCCGACCCTGAAACTCCGCCTCGCGCCTGA
- the tatC gene encoding twin-arginine translocase subunit TatC: protein MSLGAHLVELRKRLMYAALALVVGMVIAFIVADPVIHFITEPIRIITEKRGDDFSALNFGTVTAAFDMRMRIAFSIGLFISAPVWLWQIWAFIMPGLTRKEVRYTIGFVLAAVPLFFAGCYLGVMIMPHVIELMWSFTPEGATNFYYAQEYYDFVFKLMIVIGVSFVLPVFLVALNFAGVMSGRAILKGWRWAIVIATVFAALATPAADVVSMLMLAGILVVLFFAAAGLSLLFDKRKRKRNAAAGLLADPV, encoded by the coding sequence ATGTCGCTCGGTGCGCATCTCGTCGAGCTGCGCAAGCGGCTGATGTACGCGGCGCTCGCGTTGGTCGTGGGAATGGTGATCGCGTTCATCGTGGCTGATCCGGTGATTCACTTCATCACGGAGCCGATCCGCATCATCACCGAGAAGCGCGGTGACGACTTCAGCGCCTTGAACTTCGGCACGGTCACCGCCGCCTTCGATATGCGGATGCGTATCGCGTTCTCGATCGGCCTGTTCATCTCGGCCCCGGTCTGGCTGTGGCAGATCTGGGCGTTCATCATGCCCGGCCTGACCCGCAAGGAGGTCAGGTACACGATCGGTTTCGTCCTGGCCGCGGTCCCGCTGTTCTTCGCCGGCTGCTACCTGGGTGTGATGATCATGCCCCACGTGATCGAGCTCATGTGGAGCTTCACACCCGAGGGCGCGACGAACTTCTACTACGCACAGGAGTACTACGACTTCGTCTTCAAGCTGATGATCGTCATCGGAGTCTCGTTCGTGCTGCCGGTGTTCCTCGTCGCCCTGAACTTCGCAGGCGTCATGTCCGGGCGCGCCATTCTCAAGGGCTGGCGCTGGGCCATCGTCATCGCGACCGTGTTCGCGGCGCTCGCGACGCCGGCCGCCGACGTGGTCAGCATGCTCATGCTGGCGGGAATCCTCGTCGTTCTGTTCTTCGCCGCCGCTGGACTCTCGCTGCTCTTCGACAAGCGCAAACGCAAGCGCAACGCTGCGGCGGGGCTGCTGGCGGATCCCGTATGA
- a CDS encoding RNA helicase, giving the protein MTSPSDRYAQARQAAENPHTTAFAERQKFDLDPFQVAGCHALESGKSVLVAAPTGAGKTIVGEFAIHLAMQTASDKAFYTTPMKALSNQKFRELVEVYGADQVGLLTGDTNINGNARIVVMTTEVLRNMIYADSAALRELRYVIMDEVHYLADRFRGAVWEEVIIHLPQHVRLVSLSATVSNAEEFGDWLDTVRGDTEVIVSEIRPVPLEQHVLVRDDLLPLFDDRAGIATAQVNQELMRIRSFTGSHYENNRRTQSYISERHAGRQAKRPQRGGRRPVRSADMQRIERMDRPDVIKLLERSNLLPAIFFIFSRVGCDAAVQQVRRSGIRLTSSEEKAEIRALVEDRTRTLHDEDLGVLGYWDWLENLERGVAAHHAGLLPAFKEVVEELYRRKLVKVVFATETLALGINMPARTVVLEKMEKFNGEARVAITSGEYTQLTGRAGRRGIDVEGHAVVQWTEGMDPQAVAALASRRTYPLNSSFRPTYNMAVNLIDLFGKARARQILESSFAQFQADRAVVGLAREVRQAEESLAGYRSSMTCEHGDYLEYAAIRRELSDLEKKNRQDSQAPRASRDKRMKRIQSLRTQMQRHPCHRCPDREAHARWAERYWKLKRQTDRIRRQIETRTGTVARVFDRVVEVLETLDYVTEIDGETALTESGRTMRRIYGERDLLVAESLRQGLWSGLDAPSLAAMACCLVYEPRRDEASAGERGLPRGAFRTAYEKTTTLWAELDDLEQDHHLPGSEPLAAGLAGAMHAWARGGMLDRVLIDADMAAGDFVRWAKQTIDLLDQLSIVAEDGALARTARTALDGVRRGIVAYSSM; this is encoded by the coding sequence ATGACATCACCTTCCGACCGGTACGCGCAAGCGCGGCAAGCCGCAGAGAACCCGCACACGACGGCGTTCGCCGAGCGACAGAAATTCGACCTCGACCCGTTCCAGGTCGCCGGTTGTCATGCGTTGGAGAGTGGCAAGAGCGTGCTCGTCGCCGCTCCGACAGGGGCAGGCAAGACGATCGTCGGTGAGTTCGCGATCCACCTCGCCATGCAGACTGCGAGCGACAAGGCGTTCTACACGACGCCGATGAAAGCCCTGTCGAATCAGAAGTTCCGCGAGCTCGTCGAGGTGTATGGCGCCGACCAGGTCGGTCTGCTCACGGGCGACACGAACATCAACGGCAACGCTCGCATCGTGGTGATGACCACCGAGGTGCTCCGCAACATGATCTACGCGGATTCGGCGGCCCTCCGCGAGCTCCGCTACGTGATCATGGACGAGGTGCATTACCTCGCTGACCGGTTCCGCGGGGCGGTGTGGGAAGAAGTCATCATCCATCTTCCGCAGCACGTCCGGCTGGTGTCGCTGAGCGCGACCGTGTCGAACGCGGAGGAGTTCGGCGACTGGCTCGACACCGTCCGCGGCGACACGGAAGTCATCGTCTCCGAGATCCGGCCCGTCCCGCTCGAGCAGCACGTCCTCGTGCGCGACGACCTGCTCCCGCTGTTCGACGACCGGGCGGGGATCGCGACCGCGCAGGTCAACCAGGAACTCATGCGCATCCGCTCCTTCACCGGATCGCACTATGAGAACAACCGGCGCACGCAGTCCTACATCAGTGAGCGCCACGCAGGACGACAGGCGAAGCGTCCGCAGCGCGGCGGTCGCCGACCGGTCCGCTCGGCCGACATGCAACGCATCGAGCGGATGGATCGCCCTGATGTGATCAAGCTCCTCGAGCGCTCGAATCTGCTTCCCGCGATCTTCTTCATCTTCAGTCGAGTGGGATGCGACGCGGCGGTGCAGCAGGTTCGCCGTTCCGGGATCCGTCTCACCTCCAGCGAGGAGAAGGCCGAGATTCGCGCGCTCGTCGAGGACCGCACCCGGACCCTGCACGACGAAGACCTCGGTGTGCTGGGCTATTGGGACTGGTTGGAGAATCTCGAGCGAGGTGTCGCCGCCCATCACGCGGGGCTTCTTCCCGCCTTCAAAGAAGTCGTCGAAGAGCTCTACCGTCGAAAACTCGTCAAAGTCGTGTTCGCGACGGAGACCTTGGCGCTCGGCATCAACATGCCCGCGCGCACGGTCGTGCTGGAGAAGATGGAGAAGTTCAACGGCGAAGCGCGAGTCGCGATCACGTCCGGGGAGTACACACAGCTCACGGGACGCGCCGGGCGTCGGGGGATCGACGTCGAAGGCCATGCCGTCGTGCAGTGGACCGAGGGCATGGATCCGCAGGCTGTCGCCGCTCTCGCTTCGCGCCGCACCTACCCGCTGAACTCCAGTTTCCGGCCCACCTACAACATGGCCGTCAACCTGATCGACCTGTTCGGGAAGGCGCGGGCCCGACAGATCTTGGAGTCGTCCTTCGCACAGTTCCAGGCCGACCGCGCTGTCGTGGGGCTTGCTCGAGAGGTGCGCCAGGCCGAGGAATCACTCGCGGGCTATCGCTCGTCGATGACATGCGAACACGGGGACTACCTGGAGTACGCGGCGATCCGCCGTGAACTCAGCGACCTCGAGAAGAAGAATCGTCAGGATTCGCAAGCGCCCCGGGCTTCCCGCGACAAGCGGATGAAGCGCATCCAATCCCTGCGCACGCAGATGCAGAGGCACCCCTGCCACCGTTGTCCCGATCGCGAGGCGCATGCCCGCTGGGCCGAGCGGTACTGGAAGCTGAAGCGACAGACCGACCGCATCCGACGTCAGATCGAGACGCGGACCGGAACCGTGGCGCGCGTTTTCGACCGGGTCGTCGAAGTGCTGGAGACGCTCGACTACGTGACGGAGATCGACGGCGAGACAGCTCTCACGGAGTCCGGGCGTACGATGCGGCGGATCTACGGCGAGCGTGATCTCCTCGTCGCCGAGTCGCTTCGACAGGGCCTCTGGTCGGGGCTCGACGCCCCTTCGTTGGCAGCCATGGCATGCTGCCTCGTATACGAGCCGCGCAGGGACGAGGCGAGCGCGGGGGAGCGCGGTCTGCCGCGCGGGGCTTTCCGCACCGCATATGAGAAGACCACGACGCTCTGGGCCGAACTGGACGATCTCGAGCAGGACCATCACCTGCCCGGATCGGAGCCGCTTGCCGCGGGCCTCGCCGGAGCCATGCATGCCTGGGCACGCGGGGGCATGCTGGACCGTGTACTGATCGACGCCGATATGGCCGCCGGTGACTTCGTGCGCTGGGCGAAGCAGACGATCGATCTCCTCGACCAGCTCTCCATCGTCGCTGAGGACGGTGCGCTCGCGCGTACAGCGCGCACCGCACTCGACGGAGTGCGGCGGGGGATCGTCGCCTACTCGTCGATGTGA
- the lnt gene encoding apolipoprotein N-acyltransferase, with the protein MSQAPVRQRALLPLWVAMITAAASAFLMNLAYPDAGVWALAFPSAALLLLSLIGRRAGGAFLVGLVYGIVFFALLVSWTSRYLGPIPWAALSVVEGGLTALALILISLAYRWIPRALPGTAARLLVLPAVVAALWVGREVFVGSWPYGGFPWARIGMSQAESPLAPVSSWLGVSGLGFLMVLLVAVVIEIVRLRAWQHTRRVLVPAVLVPAALVIVLLATPLFPTSVSGSMRIAAVQGNGPTGYFDDREPYAVIQAQTDATRPLYGEDVDLLVWPEGSLDGDPFRSDDLARRMTLVATRIDAPLLANAATARDGLYYNTSMLWTDDGTASQIHDKRHPVPFGEYVPDRAFYGALAPDLIGLIQREYSPGSNPPIVEIGDVKVGLAICFDVIYDDVLTEALQGGAQVLVFQTNNADFRGTDENLQQLGFARMRAIETGRNVVNISTVGTSQIIRPDGSTVTSLDADEAGAMLEDVELRTGLTAGVVLGPWIQQLLFWGGLGALVVGWLRARRR; encoded by the coding sequence ATGTCTCAAGCCCCCGTGCGTCAGCGTGCGTTGCTGCCCTTATGGGTGGCGATGATCACCGCCGCGGCTTCGGCGTTCCTGATGAACCTCGCGTATCCGGATGCCGGCGTCTGGGCTCTCGCCTTCCCGTCCGCGGCGCTCCTGCTGCTTTCGCTGATCGGGCGAAGAGCCGGTGGCGCGTTCCTGGTCGGACTCGTCTACGGCATCGTGTTCTTCGCCCTCCTCGTGTCGTGGACCTCCCGCTACCTCGGCCCGATCCCCTGGGCGGCATTGAGCGTGGTGGAGGGCGGCCTGACTGCACTCGCCCTGATCCTGATCTCGCTCGCGTACCGGTGGATACCTCGTGCACTCCCTGGCACGGCAGCGAGGCTGCTGGTGCTTCCGGCGGTGGTCGCCGCGCTCTGGGTCGGGCGAGAGGTCTTCGTCGGCTCGTGGCCGTACGGAGGCTTCCCGTGGGCGCGGATCGGTATGAGCCAGGCAGAGAGTCCGCTCGCGCCGGTCTCCTCATGGCTCGGCGTCAGCGGTCTCGGATTCCTGATGGTGCTGCTCGTCGCCGTGGTGATCGAGATCGTCCGTCTGCGAGCATGGCAGCACACGCGCCGCGTGCTCGTCCCCGCCGTGCTCGTGCCGGCCGCGCTGGTCATCGTCCTGCTGGCGACCCCGCTCTTTCCCACGTCGGTGTCCGGCTCGATGCGCATCGCTGCCGTGCAGGGAAACGGTCCCACAGGCTACTTCGATGACCGAGAGCCGTATGCGGTCATCCAGGCGCAGACGGACGCGACGCGGCCGCTGTACGGTGAAGACGTCGATCTCCTCGTGTGGCCGGAGGGTTCACTCGACGGCGATCCGTTTCGGAGCGATGACCTGGCTCGCCGTATGACGCTCGTCGCGACGAGGATCGATGCGCCACTGCTCGCCAACGCAGCGACCGCGCGCGATGGCCTCTACTACAACACCTCGATGCTGTGGACGGACGACGGCACCGCCTCGCAGATCCATGACAAGCGGCATCCGGTGCCGTTCGGAGAGTATGTTCCCGATCGCGCGTTCTACGGTGCGCTCGCGCCGGATCTGATCGGACTCATCCAACGCGAGTACAGTCCGGGGTCCAATCCGCCGATCGTCGAGATCGGAGACGTGAAGGTCGGTCTGGCCATCTGCTTCGACGTGATCTACGACGACGTTCTCACCGAAGCGCTCCAGGGCGGAGCGCAGGTGTTGGTCTTCCAGACCAACAACGCCGACTTCCGCGGCACCGACGAGAACCTGCAACAGCTGGGTTTCGCCCGGATGCGGGCGATCGAGACCGGGCGCAACGTGGTGAACATCTCCACGGTCGGCACCAGTCAGATCATCCGTCCTGACGGCTCGACCGTGACGAGCCTGGACGCGGATGAGGCCGGTGCGATGCTCGAGGATGTCGAACTCCGCACCGGCCTCACGGCTGGTGTCGTTCTGGGCCCGTGGATCCAGCAGCTGCTGTTCTGGGGCGGTCTGGGCGCGCTGGTGGTCGGGTGGTTGCGCGCCCGACGGCGCTAG
- a CDS encoding RNA polymerase-binding protein RbpA has translation MADRSLRGIRLGAQSLQSEEGVVFMERRETTYTCDTCGHVTNLMFAADAEPPQTWECRSCGAEARLNVDGEAVTLEASDEKAARTHWDMLMERRTRAELEELLEERLAFIRARRGAGEDPTRQKIGA, from the coding sequence ATGGCAGATCGCAGCCTGCGCGGCATCCGACTCGGCGCCCAGAGCCTACAGAGCGAAGAGGGCGTCGTTTTCATGGAACGCCGTGAAACCACCTACACCTGTGACACGTGCGGCCACGTCACGAACCTCATGTTCGCGGCCGATGCAGAGCCGCCGCAGACCTGGGAGTGCCGCTCTTGCGGTGCGGAGGCCCGTCTGAACGTCGACGGCGAGGCCGTCACGCTCGAGGCGAGCGACGAGAAGGCGGCACGCACCCACTGGGACATGCTGATGGAGCGCCGCACGCGCGCGGAACTCGAAGAGCTCCTCGAAGAGCGCCTGGCGTTCATCCGTGCCCGACGCGGCGCGGGCGAAGACCCGACCCGTCAGAAGATCGGCGCCTAG
- a CDS encoding glycerophosphodiester phosphodiesterase family protein — MTHPYFSKARYPRILAHRGLITAAGENSGVWENSAASFAAAHAAGIQYIETDCQVTADGDVVLFHDATVERLLGDPRPVHEVRTRELRAVFADHGGLLTVAEALASFPDVRFNIDVKSDAGTGLLGPILVDDAHRVLLTSFSDARRLAAVAAVLRAGASLRPAMSGGRRTIAAVRALSSLRLSPARVLRDIDALQIPERYGAPKVLTPALVRAAHRHGTEVHVWTINDPASMLRLIGAGVDGIVTDRADAAIAALRPGDPSDTPRRPL, encoded by the coding sequence GTGACGCACCCGTACTTCTCGAAGGCGCGGTATCCCCGAATTCTCGCTCACCGCGGTCTGATCACCGCGGCGGGCGAGAATTCGGGCGTCTGGGAGAACTCCGCCGCGTCCTTCGCCGCCGCGCATGCCGCCGGGATCCAGTACATCGAGACGGATTGCCAGGTCACCGCCGACGGCGACGTGGTGCTGTTCCACGACGCGACCGTGGAGCGGCTCCTCGGAGACCCCCGGCCGGTTCACGAGGTGCGCACACGGGAGCTGAGAGCCGTCTTCGCTGACCACGGCGGTCTCCTCACCGTTGCCGAAGCCCTCGCCTCGTTCCCTGATGTCCGCTTCAACATCGACGTGAAATCCGATGCCGGGACGGGTCTCCTCGGTCCGATCCTCGTCGACGACGCCCACCGGGTGCTCCTGACCAGCTTTTCCGACGCGCGCAGGCTCGCCGCCGTGGCCGCGGTCCTGCGCGCGGGCGCGTCGCTGAGGCCCGCGATGTCCGGAGGGCGGCGCACCATCGCTGCGGTACGCGCTCTCTCGTCGCTCCGCCTGTCCCCCGCCCGTGTCCTCCGAGACATCGATGCGCTGCAGATCCCCGAGCGATACGGTGCCCCCAAGGTGCTGACGCCGGCCCTCGTGCGGGCGGCGCATCGGCACGGAACCGAGGTCCACGTGTGGACGATCAACGATCCCGCGTCGATGCTCCGGCTCATCGGCGCCGGCGTGGATGGCATCGTGACGGACCGAGCCGATGCGGCGATCGCCGCGCTCCGCCCGGGAGACCCGAGCGACACTCCTCGTCGCCCCTTATAG
- a CDS encoding SPFH domain-containing protein, which yields MNDSSFIPTAIGWILAIAVIIFVVVTVARSIRIIPQATAGVVERLGRYHKTLMPGLNILVPFIDRLRPLIDMREQVVSFPPQPVITEDNLVVSIDTVVYFQVTDARAATYEIANYLGAVEQLTTTTLRNVVGGLNLEEALTSRDNINGQLRVVLDEATGKWGIRVGRVELKAIDPPVSIQDSMEKQMRAERDRRAAILISEGTKQSAILEAEGARQAEILRAEGDKQAAVLRAQGEAEAIQNVFTAIHQGAPDDKLLAYQYLQMLPKISEGQSNKLWIIPSELTEALKGIGTAFTPKPGQGSTDDRPGA from the coding sequence GTGAACGACTCCTCGTTCATCCCCACAGCGATCGGCTGGATCCTCGCGATCGCAGTGATCATCTTCGTGGTGGTCACCGTCGCCCGCTCGATCCGGATCATCCCTCAAGCGACAGCCGGCGTCGTGGAGCGGCTCGGCCGCTATCACAAGACGCTCATGCCGGGCCTGAACATCCTCGTGCCGTTCATCGACCGGCTGCGACCCTTGATCGACATGCGTGAGCAGGTCGTCTCCTTCCCGCCGCAGCCGGTGATCACCGAAGACAACCTGGTCGTCTCGATCGACACCGTGGTCTACTTCCAGGTGACGGATGCGCGAGCGGCGACCTACGAGATCGCCAACTACCTCGGCGCCGTCGAGCAGCTCACCACGACCACCCTCCGAAACGTCGTCGGTGGTCTGAACCTCGAAGAGGCGCTCACGAGCCGTGACAACATCAACGGCCAGCTGCGGGTCGTCCTCGACGAAGCCACCGGCAAGTGGGGAATCCGAGTCGGCCGCGTCGAGCTGAAGGCGATCGACCCGCCCGTCTCCATCCAGGACTCGATGGAGAAGCAGATGCGCGCAGAACGGGATCGGCGTGCCGCGATCCTCATCTCCGAGGGAACGAAGCAGTCGGCGATCCTCGAGGCCGAAGGAGCGCGACAGGCGGAGATCCTCCGCGCCGAAGGTGACAAGCAGGCGGCTGTGCTTCGCGCCCAGGGTGAAGCCGAGGCGATCCAGAACGTCTTCACGGCCATCCACCAGGGCGCGCCAGACGACAAGCTGCTCGCATATCAATACCTGCAGATGCTGCCCAAGATCAGCGAAGGACAATCCAACAAGCTGTGGATCATCCCGAGCGAACTCACCGAGGCGCTCAAGGGCATCGGCACGGCGTTCACGCCGAAGCCGGGCCAGGGCTCCACGGACGACCGACCGGGCGCGTGA
- a CDS encoding NfeD family protein, translated as MDNFTTFVTFIDQWAWIGWLVLIAVFLVIEMLTLDFTFLMLSFGSAVGLITDLVGVPIWVQVIVAAAAAAIFILFLRPPLLQRLRRGEDPTKSNVDALMDLRGTALQDITQISGQVKLSNGDTWTARTASSVPIPQGAVVAISAINGATAVVRPVND; from the coding sequence ATGGACAACTTCACGACTTTCGTCACGTTCATCGACCAATGGGCATGGATCGGCTGGCTCGTTCTGATCGCCGTCTTCCTCGTGATCGAGATGCTCACGCTGGATTTCACCTTCCTGATGCTGAGCTTCGGCAGCGCAGTCGGGCTCATCACCGATCTGGTGGGCGTTCCCATCTGGGTGCAGGTCATCGTGGCGGCCGCTGCCGCAGCGATCTTCATACTCTTCCTGCGACCGCCGCTCCTTCAACGCCTGCGCCGCGGCGAGGATCCGACGAAGTCGAACGTCGACGCCCTCATGGATCTCCGCGGCACCGCGCTGCAGGACATCACCCAGATCTCAGGTCAGGTCAAGCTGAGCAACGGCGACACCTGGACCGCCCGCACCGCCTCATCCGTGCCGATCCCGCAAGGGGCAGTGGTCGCGATCAGCGCGATCAACGGTGCGACCGCCGTAGTACGCCCCGTCAACGACTAG
- a CDS encoding SDR family oxidoreductase, with translation MTDVLPEASLTGKVALVTGSSRGIGADTVRYLAEAGADVVINFRNKAPRAEKLAAQLRELGGRALVVGADLTDPGSVSEMFDAIKAEYGRLDVLVLNASGGMESGMAQDYALTLNRDAQLNVLNAALPLLAEGSRVVFVTSHQAHFIRTTPTMPEYEPVALSKRAGEDALRELIPALAEKGIGFTVVSGDMIEGTITATLLERANPGAIAERRESAGKLYNVSEFAAEVAKATVEPVPDDNTRLVGDVSAFVAE, from the coding sequence GTGACCGACGTTCTTCCCGAAGCTTCCCTGACAGGCAAGGTCGCGCTTGTCACCGGTTCCTCCCGGGGGATCGGCGCTGACACCGTGCGCTACCTGGCCGAGGCCGGCGCCGATGTCGTCATCAACTTCCGCAACAAGGCACCGCGTGCCGAGAAGCTCGCCGCGCAGCTGCGCGAACTCGGGGGGCGAGCGCTCGTCGTCGGAGCCGACCTCACCGACCCGGGGTCCGTCTCCGAGATGTTCGACGCGATCAAGGCCGAGTACGGTCGGCTCGATGTCCTTGTGCTCAACGCCTCCGGCGGCATGGAGTCCGGGATGGCGCAGGACTACGCGCTCACCCTCAACCGTGATGCACAGCTGAATGTGCTCAACGCCGCGCTGCCCCTGCTCGCGGAAGGGTCGCGCGTCGTGTTCGTGACCAGCCATCAGGCGCATTTCATCCGCACGACTCCGACGATGCCGGAGTATGAGCCCGTCGCTCTGTCCAAGCGCGCGGGCGAGGACGCACTGCGCGAACTCATCCCTGCTCTCGCTGAGAAGGGCATCGGATTCACCGTGGTGTCCGGTGACATGATCGAGGGCACCATCACGGCGACGCTCCTGGAGCGCGCGAACCCGGGCGCCATCGCCGAACGGCGGGAATCGGCCGGCAAGCTCTACAACGTCTCGGAGTTCGCCGCCGAGGTGGCCAAGGCCACCGTCGAGCCGGTGCCGGACGACAACACGCGTCTCGTGGGTGACGTGAGCGCGTTCGTCGCGGAATAG